The DNA window GGTATTATAATGAGATGAAACCAGTTGGGTTTTCTTTGAATTCATTgacatattcaaaatttatttgtgGGTTGTGTAAAGTTAAGAACTTTGATCTTATTAGTAGGTTATTAAATGATATGGATAGGGTTGGGATTGTACCCAACTTTTGGGCGTATAATATGTACTTAAATCTTTTGTGTAGTGAAAATTTGGTGGATATTGCTTTGGAGTTGATTAGAGTAATGGGAGAGAAAGGGAGAGAGCCAGATGTAGTGAGTTATACTATTGTTATTAGTGGGTTGTGTAGGATTGGACGGTTCGATAATGCTGTTGAAATGTGGCATACGATGATTAGGAAAGGTTTAAGACCAGATAATAAGGCTTGCAAAGCTCTTGTTTTTGGGCTGTGTGGGAGTGGTAAGGTTGATTTGGCTTATGAGCTGACTTTGGGTATTCTAAGGGGTCAAGTCAAATTCAACACGGAAATATATAATACGCTGATAAATGGATTTTGTCGAGCTGGTAGGATTGACAAAGCACAAGCAATTAAGACATTCATGAGGAGAAATGGGTGTGAACCAGATTTGGTTACTTATAATGTGTTCTTGAATTATTGTTGTAATGAGCTTATGTTGGAAGAGGCGGTGAAGTTGATAGAGAAGATGGAAGGAAATGGGTTGGAACCTGATGGTTACAGCTATAACCAGCTTCTCAGAGGTTTCTGCAAAGCGAATAGATTAGATAAGGCTTATAAGCTAATGGTCGACAAGATGGAAACCAAAGGATTGGTAGACGTTGTATCTTACAATACTATTATTAGAGCACTCTGCAAGACAGACCACAGTAAGAAGGCATACAATCTCTTCGAGGAGAtggagcaaaaaaaaattgtccctGATGTTGTAACTTTTACGATTCTTATAGAAGCTTCTCTAAAAGAAGGCAATTCTAGTGTAGCTAAGGCACTTGTTGATCAGATGACCAGCATGGGCCTTTTTCCTGATCGTGTACTGTACACTTCTATTATAGATAACCTGTGCAAGACGGGTAAATTAGGGGTGGCTGAGAGCATTTTCCGTGATATGGTGGAACAGGGTGTTGCTCCTGATGTTATCTCGTATAATGCACTAATCAGTGGATTTTGCAAGGCTTCTAGAGTAACAGAAGCACTGAGtctttatgaagatatgcaagCCAGAGGTTTGAATCCTGATGAAATCACCTTCAAATTGATTATTGGAGGTCTCATACAGGAGAAGAACCTCTCAGTGGCTTGTGCAATCTGGGATCAGATGATGGAAAAGGGTTTTACTCTTGACCGAGATTTATCTCAGACTCTTATTAATGCAATCAACCCATAGGTTGCACAGTATCCTGAATGGTTTGTATCTATGAACACCCATCTGGTTATATCTTTTTGCATTTTCTGATGGAACACCTATGTGGTTACTTCTTTTGTATGTTTCTGATATTTATTTGCATATTGGGCAGTTGCTTATTTGTCAAATATCGCCCGTACCCGTTTCTGCTTTACAATCAACAGTCTTTGCAAAGTTTCCTGTCTTGCAACTACTGTTTGTGTCTTGCGTTTTGGTTATCACATGATTTTGCTGATGTTACTGTTTTCCTTCCCTATATGCTACGTGATGCTTCCTTAGTACatgttttatttctttccttttgtaTGTTCTTTGATTTGTGTTACCTGAGCTGGGagtctttcggaaacaacctctctacctccataTGGTTAAGGTCTGTGTACGCCCTACCCTCCCCACACCCCACcttgtgggactacactgggtatgttgttgttgttatggcTTATTTGTCCAATAAATACTATTCTATATATTTCTGGATCATCTAAAACTTTAGATTGACTAGTTGAGATTGAAAGATTTGTCCTGGAGAATATGAATATTTCTGCTTCAAACAAACAGATATCATGGAACTTATGATtgccttttaaaatattttttattataagatggtttaattggaagttggaaTTTCAGGCTGACTTGCTTTGAATCCTTCATTGGCAAATTCTATGGGATTTGCAGCTCTCGGAACTCATTATTTTAGACCTGTTATATTCAAGGAAATGCCAAAATCACCGAGATTTCAAGTTGTTTAACCCAAGATGAACATTCATCTGGCTGCTCTGGACTGAAAGTTCCAGAGGTATAATCTTTAGAAATTTAAACTGATTTTTTAAAGGCAATGCTTTCTTACTCAGTGTGGATTCTGTACTATGATTGTTTTGACGATTTAACATCAGCTGTCTTGATGGCTAAACTTCTAGGAACTTGTGAGCTGTTGAAGTGAAGTGCAAAATTGAGTTGATTTTACTTTTAGGGGCACCTAAACTAAAAAATACACTGCTGTTGTGCAATATAGAGTATTCATTCTTGACATTTTACCTACAAGAATAAAGAGAATTTTTGGTTACTGATATATGTTTCTTTGTATGATGTAGTGAATGACCACAAGAAGAGGTATCATTTAGAAATGCTTGCAGTTGAACCATGTCAGTGATACTGGAATCTATGATAGTGAAGTTAGGTGCGCATTTACATCTTCCCCCTTCCTTCTCAGATTTCTCTATGCTGATGTACAATATAGAACCATGTGTCTTGCATGTGGTTAAGTTTCATGAAAAGAGCTAGCCAGGAAAGGTTAGTTTGGTTACACAGTGAATTACCACAAGTCCATTAAAATAGAGGAAAATCTGACAGTGTTGTTTATCTACATCATATTCTGATCTCTTTAGATTAtagttttttctcttctttgtctaAATACAAAACAATTTGTAAATATGAAAGGAGAAGATGAGAAAAGAAACATTCAAAAGATGTTTCTTCCCACTTTTCTTACCTGTGTATATTTCTGTTGCAGATTTGCAGCTTTTTCTGAATTTGCTTACTCGTGAGACGATTTGAGCAATTTCTACATaagttgatgaaactatttTTAGGCAGAAGAAGGGAAATACTATAGTTGCCAAAAGGTATCGTTTTTCTCTAACTCTCAATTTTGTTAATGGTTGGATAAATTGCACAATGATATTGagctttgatttttttaaatgtaactCGCACATACATATTGACCAATAGAAATTTCTAATTGTATCAATCTATCGATGCATCTTTTTAAGTTTTGTTGGAATGTCTTCATTTCTTTGGATGAACTTATTTTGCATATATCATGGCTTTGTTATTGAAAGTTATACTCATTTCATTGCAATTTCCATAAATTGAACTTCAATAATGTCCTGAAATAGTGGTCTGAATTCTTTAATAGACTGGCCTTACTTTCTCCCCAATGAAGGCATGGAATAAATGATATTATTTAAGAGTTGAACAATCATTGAGGACAGTCATGTATTGTTTGTCAAACTACTGAACCCCCCCTCTTTTTGGACCAATTCTTTTgatgttttttctatttttgccTACTAGCCTCTGTTGGAGTAGCGCTCTGCATAGACGAGCATAATTAGCTAGAATAGTTTGAGAAAAATCGGGTAGGAGTGTTCTAATAATTGGTTAAATTTGAACTAGAAGTACAAACTCTCGAGTTCACATGCTCTTCATGCTTAGGTTCGTAGTTTCAATGATTTTCTTGGGTTACTCAACAAGTAACATAGGAGGAGAAAGCTTGAATTATCTGAAGCTAGAAGTCAGTCTCCTTTAAATTGTCATACCCATGGATCTCATGTTCTCTCGATTCATTTGGCATTCTATTTATTTCATCTCGTTGTATAGTGTGGTAAGTAATTTGTAAATGCAAAGGCACTTTTCCCCGTAGGTGAATACTGTTaatgaacttattttttatggtGAAAGATGATCAAAGACAATGTATTCTCAGCAATTTTTTGCTCATTTTATGAGTACTTTTCTTGCATCTTTacttta is part of the Solanum stenotomum isolate F172 chromosome 8, ASM1918654v1, whole genome shotgun sequence genome and encodes:
- the LOC125874652 gene encoding pentatricopeptide repeat-containing protein At1g13040, mitochondrial, whose protein sequence is MYKALGKHRLIYRTRISNYVKTGLVNEALQVFDKMTQSDCRVFSIDYNRIIGVLIRTSHFDLAEGYYNEMKPVGFSLNSLTYSKFICGLCKVKNFDLISRLLNDMDRVGIVPNFWAYNMYLNLLCSENLVDIALELIRVMGEKGREPDVVSYTIVISGLCRIGRFDNAVEMWHTMIRKGLRPDNKACKALVFGLCGSGKVDLAYELTLGILRGQVKFNTEIYNTLINGFCRAGRIDKAQAIKTFMRRNGCEPDLVTYNVFLNYCCNELMLEEAVKLIEKMEGNGLEPDGYSYNQLLRGFCKANRLDKAYKLMVDKMETKGLVDVVSYNTIIRALCKTDHSKKAYNLFEEMEQKKIVPDVVTFTILIEASLKEGNSSVAKALVDQMTSMGLFPDRVLYTSIIDNLCKTGKLGVAESIFRDMVEQGVAPDVISYNALISGFCKASRVTEALSLYEDMQARGLNPDEITFKLIIGGLIQEKNLSVACAIWDQMMEKGFTLDRDLSQTLINAINP